In a single window of the Arachis hypogaea cultivar Tifrunner chromosome 6, arahy.Tifrunner.gnm2.J5K5, whole genome shotgun sequence genome:
- the LOC112805341 gene encoding uncharacterized protein, which translates to MGATPFHRSILEVWLPKHFDKPTDMRYDRTQDPQEHLTAFEARMNLEEVGDEVRCRAFPVTLAGPAIWWFNSFPQGSVAGFSDISRAFLAQFTTRIVKAKHPINLPGVTQKTSEATRKYLDHFNDECLEIEGLTDSVASLCLTNGLLNEDFRKHLTTKPVWTMQEIQTVAREYINNEEVSQVVAANKRQPSYTQPRHHGNGERQKEHARDSGPSKAPKPFPRVGKFTYTPLALPITEVYQQIAKKGNLSKPRPLKDQIRGKKSLYCDYNKGYGHKMQDCFDLKDALEQVIRDRKLAEFSHLIRETRSRNRDHDEEDKTRTVKRRQEPRDDDRGLTIVNVVTVRNTAPRSRSAHKKDAKVLAVSSSSLRIPKRTPPISFGPEYQWFDEILESPPMVITARVGTGLVK; encoded by the coding sequence ATGGGCGCCACCCCATTCCATCGTTCCATCCTCGAAGTCTGGTTGCCAAAGCACTTCGACAAACCAACAGACATGAGGTATGACAGAACTCAAGACCCGCAGGAGCACctcacggccttcgaggccagaatgaacctggAGGAAGTGGGAGACGAAGTAAGGTGCCGCGCCTTCCCGGTCACCCTAGCAGGCCCTGCGATATGGTGGTTCAATAGCTTCCCCCAAGGCTCCGTGGCCGGCTTCTCGGATATCAGTCGCGCCTTCTTAGCACAATTCACCACCAGAATCGTGAAGGCAAAACACCCGATCAATCTGCCTGGCGTCACTCAGAAAACCAGCGAAGCGACCAGGAAGTACCTAGATCacttcaacgacgaatgcttggaGATCGAGGGGTTAACCGATTCGGTGGCCAGCCTCTGCCTAACAAACGGGCTCCTTAACGAGGATTTCAGAAAGCACCTCACCACAAAGCCAGTCTGGACGATGCAAGAAATCCAAACTGTAGCCCGTGAATACATCAATAACGAGGAAGTTAGTCAAGTTGTGGCCGCCAACAAACGGCAACCCTCATACACTCAACCCAGGCACCACGGCAATGGAGAAAGACAGAAGGAGCACGCCAGAGACAGCGGACCGAGCAAGGCACCCAAACCATTTCCCCGTGTTGGAAAATTCACCTACACTCCTCTTGCCCTCCCCATCACAGAAGTTTATCAACAAATAGCCAAAAAGGGAAACTTGTCAAAGCCCCGCCCTCTGAAGGACCAAATTAGGGGGAAGAAGAGCCTTTACTGTGATTACAATAAGGGCTATGGACACAAAATGCAGGACTGTTTTGACCTGAAGGATGCACTGGAACAAGTGATCAGGGATAGAAAACTAGCCGAATTTTCCCACCTCATCAGGGAGACGAGGAGCCGAAATCGCGACCACGATGAGGAAGACAAGACCCGAACGGTGAAGCGACGGCAGGAGCCAAGGGACGACGACCGCGGTCTTACCATAGTGAATGTAGTAACCGTGAGAAACACGGCTCCAAGGTCGAGATCGGCGCACAAGAAAGACGCCAAAGTACTGGCGGTCTCCTCTTCATCTTTGCGAATCCCCAAAAGAACCCCACCCATCTCTTTCGGCCCAGAATACCAATGGTTCGACGAGATCCTGGAAAGcccccccatggtcatcacagcCAGGGTCGGAACCGGTCTCGTCAAATGA